One Mesorhizobium sp. L-2-11 genomic region harbors:
- a CDS encoding ammonium transporter: MNIPSTLKSAARTALLGSLAIAALGTVAAFAQEAAPAAPAAPAAPAFTVDKGDTTWMMISTILVLLMTIPGLALFYGGLVRAKNMLSVLMQVFTITSVVMIVWVFYGYSLAFTPGNAFIGGLSKMFLAGVDVTTVSETFTKGVAIPELVFVIFQMSFACITPALIVGAFAERVKFSAVILFTILWVTFVYFPIAHMVWFWGGPSAYSDPSGLIFSFGAIDFAGGTVVHINAGIAGLVGALMIGKRIGYNKDVMAPHSMTLTMVGASLLWVGWFGFNAGSNLEANAYAVLAMVNTFVATAAAAVTWIVLETLLRGKASMLGAVSGAVTGLVAVTPAAGFGGPMGVIVLGIVASCVCYFFVSVVKNKFGYDDSLDVFGIHCVGGIIGALGTGILVNPALGGAGIVDYSTADFAAGYAGTATQLWSQFKGVLVTVLWSGIGSAILYKIVDMIVGLRPTAEAEREGLDLTAHGEAAYHP; encoded by the coding sequence ATGAATATTCCTTCCACTTTGAAGTCGGCGGCGCGCACCGCGCTGCTGGGCTCACTCGCTATCGCAGCGTTGGGCACGGTCGCCGCATTCGCGCAGGAAGCGGCGCCGGCCGCTCCGGCCGCGCCAGCAGCGCCGGCCTTTACCGTCGACAAGGGCGACACGACGTGGATGATGATTTCCACCATCCTGGTGCTGCTGATGACGATTCCCGGGCTTGCCCTTTTCTACGGCGGCCTGGTTCGCGCCAAGAATATGCTGTCGGTGCTGATGCAGGTCTTCACCATCACCAGCGTGGTCATGATCGTCTGGGTTTTCTACGGCTACAGCCTTGCCTTCACCCCCGGCAACGCCTTCATCGGCGGCCTTTCCAAGATGTTTCTCGCCGGGGTCGACGTGACGACGGTGTCGGAAACTTTTACCAAGGGCGTCGCCATTCCTGAGCTGGTGTTCGTCATCTTCCAGATGAGCTTTGCCTGCATCACGCCTGCCCTGATCGTCGGCGCCTTCGCCGAACGCGTCAAGTTTTCGGCTGTGATCCTGTTCACCATCCTGTGGGTCACATTCGTCTACTTCCCGATCGCGCATATGGTCTGGTTCTGGGGCGGCCCGAGCGCTTACAGCGACCCGTCGGGGCTCATCTTCAGCTTCGGCGCCATCGACTTCGCCGGCGGCACCGTCGTTCACATCAATGCGGGCATCGCCGGCCTTGTCGGCGCACTGATGATCGGCAAGCGCATCGGCTACAACAAGGACGTCATGGCGCCGCATTCGATGACGCTGACCATGGTCGGCGCGTCGCTGCTGTGGGTCGGCTGGTTCGGCTTCAACGCCGGTTCGAACCTCGAAGCCAACGCCTATGCTGTGCTGGCCATGGTCAACACCTTCGTCGCCACAGCCGCGGCGGCAGTGACCTGGATCGTGCTTGAAACGCTGCTGCGTGGCAAAGCCTCCATGCTTGGCGCGGTTTCGGGCGCTGTTACCGGCCTTGTCGCCGTCACGCCTGCTGCCGGCTTTGGCGGACCGATGGGCGTCATCGTGCTCGGCATCGTCGCCAGCTGCGTCTGCTACTTCTTCGTCTCGGTCGTGAAGAACAAGTTCGGCTACGACGACAGCCTCGATGTCTTCGGCATCCACTGCGTCGGCGGCATCATCGGCGCGCTCGGCACCGGCATCCTAGTCAACCCCGCCCTCGGCGGCGCCGGCATCGTCGATTATTCGACGGCCGACTTCGCCGCCGGCTACGCCGGCACGGCGACGCAGCTGTGGTCGCAGTTCAAGGGTGTCCTGGTGACCGTCCTGTGGTCGGGCATCGGCAGCGCCATCCTCTACAAGATCGTCGATATGATCGTAGGCTTGCGCCCGACAGCCGAAGCAGAGCGCGAAGGGCTCGACCTCACCGCGCATGGCGAAGCGGCCTATCACCCGTAA